The Pirellulales bacterium sequence CTCGCGATTCGATCGACATATAGATCGCGCCTTCCTTCCGCCCTGTCGTTTGAAACCATCTCCCTCTCGCTATGAGAGAGGTCTCCGCCGGCGAGTCGCCGCGGCGAGGCCGGGTGACGGTAGCAAACTGTATGCCAGTTTACTCCCGCGATAATGCTCCCGAAAGGAACTCTCGACAAAAAAGTCGGAGTCCCGCCAAGCATGTGGCGGAATTCGCTACACCTGCTCTCGATGGCCGCGGAAGAAGGCTGGATCCGTTCGAATCCAGCTAGACGGCCATCAGCTCGCGGAAGCGGGAGAAGAGATAGTCGCTGTCGTGCGGGCCGGCGGAGGCTTCGGGGTGGTATTGAACGCTAAAGGCCGGCAGACTGCGATGGCGGATACCTTCGATCGTGCGATCGTTGAGATTGCGATGGGTCACTTCAAGTTCGGGCGGCAGCGTGTCCTCGGCGACGGCGAAGCCGTGGTTTTGGCAGGTAATTTCCACGCGGCCCGTGTCCAGATTCATCACCGGTTGGTTCGCTCCGCGATGTCCGAATTTGAGTTTGAAGGTTTTCGCACCGCACGCAAGCGAGAGAAGTTGATGGCCGAGGCAGATGCCGAAGACCGGCGCCTTGCCGAGCACGCCGCGGATCGCGTCGATCGCGTAGTTCAGCGGCTCGGGATCGCCGGGGCCATTCGAAAGGAATACGCCGTCGGGTTTGTGGGAAAGGATTTGCTCGGCGCAGGCCGTGCCGGGGACGATCGTAACCTGGCATCCCATGTCGGTCAGATAGCGGGCGATATTCCACTTCATCCCGTAATCCATGGCGACAACGTGCGGGAAAGCCGAAGTCGGGACGGTGGTGTCGGGCCGGGATGCCTGACCGACGGGCGTTGCCAGCCTCGTCCAGGGGCTGAGGCGCTCGTGCCAATCGCGCGGTTGATCGGGGATAACTTCGCGGACCAGGTCGCGACCGACAAGGCCAGGGCTGGAGCGGGCTTTGGCGACCAGGCTGTCGTCGTGCAAATCAACGGTGGACAAGACCCCCTTCATCGCCCCTTGGTTGCGGATATGTCGGACAAGTGCTCGTGTGTCGATGCCCGCGAGGCCGACAACGCCGGCGCGAGCGAGGTAGTCGTCGATTCCGCCGGTCGCGCGGAAATTGCTCGCCCGGCGACTATTTTGCCGGACGATAAATCCGGCCAAATGTGGCTTAGCACTTTCGACGTCTTCGCCGTTCACGCCGTAATTGCCGATCTCCGGATACGTCATGGTGACGATCTGGCCGCGATAGCTCGGATCGGTCAGGATTTCCTGATAACCGGTCATCGAGGTATTGAAACAAACTTCGCCATCGACCTCACCCGCCGCGCCAAACGACACGCCAGTCCAGATCGTTCCGTCTTCGAGAGCAAGCTTCGCGACTTCTGTCATGGGTTGATAAGGTTTGTCGTTTGCGCCGGTTCCCTCGTCGGTTGACTCACTGGGGTGGCAGGTTTCGGTGTCGGAGCTAAAGTCTTTGCACTCGGCGGCCCGATACGCTCTTTACGGCTGTGGGTCTCCGGACAAAAGGAGTCGCAAGACGCTGATTGTTCGGACAGCCAACGAGAGGGTTCTTGTCCCGGCGAGCAAGAACCCTCTATTTTTTGCGCCCGAAACATTGTAACCGCGCCAGTGGCCTGCGGGCAGGGGTGACGACGTTGGAGTGCAGCCTTTTGTCTGCCGCCGACAGGCTAAAGCCTGAACTCCAACTAACGAGCGGCGAACGAGAGATTACTCGCCCATGTCCAGCGGGAGAATCTCGGCGCGGTTCTCGCGATACCAATCCGCCGTTCGTTGCAGGCCTTCTTCGATTGCGACTTGCGGCGTCCAATCCAGCAGCCGGCGGGCCTTATCGACGTTCGCCCAGGTGGCCGGAACATCGGCCGGGTGAGCAGGACGGTAGTGAATCAAGGGCTTGCGACCGACAAGGTTGGCAATCTGGTCGATGACGAAATCGAGCCGGACTGGCCGGTCGCCGCCGAGGTTAATCACCTCGAAGCCCAGCGGCTTGATTGCGGCGACCGTCCCTCGGGCGATGTCGTCCACATAACTGAAATCGCGCTGTTGACTGCCGTCGCCGAACACAGTGATCGGTTCACCTTCCGCGATCTTCCGCATGAAGCGAAACACGCTCATGTCGGGGCGACCCGCGGGCCCATAGACGGTGAAAAAGCGAAGCACCGTGATGTCCAGGCCGTGCAGGTGATGATATGTAAAC is a genomic window containing:
- the carA gene encoding glutamine-hydrolyzing carbamoyl-phosphate synthase small subunit; this translates as MTEVAKLALEDGTIWTGVSFGAAGEVDGEVCFNTSMTGYQEILTDPSYRGQIVTMTYPEIGNYGVNGEDVESAKPHLAGFIVRQNSRRASNFRATGGIDDYLARAGVVGLAGIDTRALVRHIRNQGAMKGVLSTVDLHDDSLVAKARSSPGLVGRDLVREVIPDQPRDWHERLSPWTRLATPVGQASRPDTTVPTSAFPHVVAMDYGMKWNIARYLTDMGCQVTIVPGTACAEQILSHKPDGVFLSNGPGDPEPLNYAIDAIRGVLGKAPVFGICLGHQLLSLACGAKTFKLKFGHRGANQPVMNLDTGRVEITCQNHGFAVAEDTLPPELEVTHRNLNDRTIEGIRHRSLPAFSVQYHPEASAGPHDSDYLFSRFRELMAV